The proteins below come from a single Malus sylvestris chromosome 3, drMalSylv7.2, whole genome shotgun sequence genomic window:
- the LOC126615202 gene encoding trafficking protein particle complex II-specific subunit 130 homolog isoform X2 translates to MANYLAQFQTIKNSLDHLVIAVEDVSDLWPTVKNGFEEHLPFKRACLNNKTRNPVFVENLPAEFILTTDSRLRSRFPQEQSLFWFREPYATAVLVTCEDLDEFKTILKPRLKLIVQNDEREWFIVFISKAHPNNDQATKLASKVYAKLEVDFSSKKRERCCKFDLYSPEANFWEDLESKIMECIRNTLDRRVQFYEDEIRKLSEQRFMPVWNFCNFFILKESLAFMFEMAHLHEDSLREYDELEICYLETVEMNGTRKDFGGVDHGDDQAALLNSGNKSLTQIVQDDSFREFEFRQYLFACQSKLLFKLNRPFEVASRGYSFIISFSKSLAVHESILPFCMREVWVITACMSLVNETDSHYKEGLAAPDIEKEFYRLQGDLYSLCRVKFMRLAYLIGYGTNIERSPGNSASLSMLPWPKPAVWPSVPPDASSEVLAKEKIILQSTPSVKHFGIQRKALPLEPSLLLREANRRRASLSAGNMVEMFDGRQNFSDGSGSDASFKMPSLQKVQASVMSRTNSSPGISESSIDRPMRLAEIYVAAEYALHNTVSNPNLLKSLSSTEEFEQKYLGLTKGAADNYHRSWWKRHGVVLDGEIASVFFKHGNFDLAAKSYEKVCALYAGEGWQDLLAEVLPNLAECQKILNDQAGYLSSCVRLLSLDKGLFLTKERQAFQSEVVRLAHGEMEQPVPLDVSSLITFSGNPGPPLELCDGDSGTLSVTFWSGFPDDITLDSLSLTLNAIFNTDEVAKALMSSTAIVLKPGRNTITLDLPPQKPGSYVFGVLTGQIGQLRFRSHSFSKGGPEDSVDFMSYEKPPRPILKVYKPRPLVDLGAAVSSGLLINEPQRVGIIVRPINYSLKGAVLYVDTGPGLKIEDSHFIEMESYADASKSSVGVTDCNDALKDGSLAVDKSFEKLTLCDDGVEFPHWASNSTSILWIPVRAISEKLTVGSSSVVPQRQSIVDGMRMIALKLEFGVSHNQIFERTLAVHFTDPFHVSTRVTDKCNDGTLLLQVILHSEVKATVTIFDAWLDLQDGFVNTGQGDGRPTSAYFPLVVSPNSKAGMLFSICLGKPNVEDEAKALQSDSILNIRYGISGDRTSGAHPPVSAESSGSEGARQDLIFRSTLALQRPVLDPVLAVGFLTLSSGGLRVGQLVTMKWRVERLKDFEGNEVSPNNDEVLYEVGANAENWMIAGRKRGHVSLSAKQGSRIEISILCVPLVAGYVRPPQLGLPDVGESNISCSPAGPHLVCILPPVLSSSFCIPA, encoded by the exons ATGGCGAATTATCTTGCTCAGTTCCAGACGATCAAGAATTCCCTCGATCATCTCGTGATTGCAG TTGAAGATGTGAGCGACTTGTGGCCTACTGTCAAGAATGGGTTTGAGGAGCACTTGCCATTTAAAAGAGCTTGCTTAAATAACAAGACACGTAATCCCGTATTTGTAGAGAATCTTCCTGCTGAATTCATACTAACCACAGACTCGAGGCTTCGTAGCCGATTCCCACAAGAGCAATCATTATTTTGGTTCCGGGAGCCATATGCAACTGCGGTCCTCGTCACCTGTGAG GATCTTGATGAGTTCAAGACCATCCTTAAACCGCGCCTAAAGTTAATTGTCCAGAATGATGAACGGGAATGGTTTATTGTTTTTATATCCAAGGCTCACCCGAATAATGATCAAGCCACCAAATTGGCAAGTAAAGTTTATGCCAAACTTGAAGTTGATTTCAGTTCCAAGAAGAGAGAAAG GTGCTGCAAGTTCGATCTATATTCACCTGAAGCAAACTTTTGGGAAGACTTGGAATCCAAGATAATGGAGTGCATCAGAAATACATTAGATAGGCGTGTACAATTTTATGAGGACGAGATACGCAAGCTTAGTGAACAACGCTTCATGCCAGTTTGGAACttctgcaatttttttattttgaag GAAAGCTTGGCTTTTATGTTTGAGATGGCTCATCTTCATGAAGATTCTTTACGTGAATATGATGAACTAGAAATTTGTTATTTGGAAACAG TTGAAATGAATGGAACACGGAAGGACTTTGGAGGAGTTGACCATGGTGATGATCAGGCAGCATTGCTCAATTCTGGAAACAAATCATTGACACAAATTGTTCAAGATGACTCATTTAGAGAATTTGAATTTAGACAGTATCTGTTTGCCTGCCAATCAAAG CTTTTATTCAAGCTGAATCGCCCGTTTGAAGTAGCATCAAGGGGATACTCATTCATTATAAGCTTCTCAAAGTCTCTGGCTGTACATGAG AGTATTCTACCTTTTTGTATGCGTGAAGTTTGGGTGATAACCGCGTGCATGTCCTTAGTCAATGAAACTGATTCACATTATAAGGAAGGACTTGCAGCACCTGATATAGAAAAGGAATTCTACCGCCTTCAAGGTGACCTTTATTCACTATGCAGGGTTAAG TTCATGAGGCTTGCATATTTAATCGGATATGGGACGAATATAGAAAGGAGTCCTGGAAATAG TGCTTCACTCAGCATGCTTCCCTGGCCCAAGCCTGCAGTTTGGCCCTCTGTTCCACCAGATGCTTCATCTGAGGTGCTGGCAAAAGAAAAG ATAATTCTACAGTCAACTCCATCAGTAAAGCACTTTGGTATTCAGAGAAAAGCATTGCCTCTTGAACCTTCTCTACTATTACGCGAGGCTAATCGGAGGAGAGCTTCCCTTTCTGCTGGGAATATGGTTGAAATGTTTGATGGCCGCCAAAATTTTAGTGACGG TTCAGGTTCAGATGCATCATTTAAGATGCCATCATTACAAAAAGTGCAAGCAAGTGTTATGTCACGTACTAACTCTTCACCAGGAATTTCTGAGAGCTCAATTGATCGACCCATGAGGCTTGCTGAAATTTATGTTGCTGCTGAATATGCTCTGCACAATACAGTTTCTAATCCTAATCTGTTGAAGTCTTTGTCATCTACAGAGGAGTTTGAG CAAAAATATCTTGGACTAACTAAAGGCGCTGCTGACAATTATCATCGATCCTGGTGGAAAAGACATGGAGTTGTTCTTGATGGAGAAATAGCATCTGTCTTTTTTAAGCATGGAAACTTTGATCTGGCAGCAAAGTCATATGAAAAGGTTTGTGCACTTTACGCTGGTGAAGGATGGCAGGATTTATTGGCAGAAGTCCTCCCCAATTTAGCAGAGTGTCAGAAAATACTCAATGATCAAGCTGGCTATCTATCGTCTTGTGTGAGATTGCTTTCATTGGATAAAGGCTTGTTTTTGACAAAGGAACGCCAGGCTTTTCAGTCAGAGGTGGTTCGTCTTGCACATGGCGAAATGGAGCAACCGGTGCCCCTAGACGTGTCATCTTTAATTACATTTTCTGGCAATCCTGGGCCTCCATTAGAATTATGTGATGGAGATTCCGGTACTCTATCAGTAACATTTTGGAGTGGCTTTCCTGATGATATCACTCTTGATTCACTAAGTCTCACTTTGAATGCAATATTTAATACTGATGAGGTTGCTAAG GCATTAATGAGCTCGACTGCAATTGTATTAAAGCCTGGTCGGAATACCATTACCCTGGATTTACCCCCACAGAAACCAGGTTCATATGTTTTTGGGGTTCTTACTGGGCAAATTGGGCAATTAAGATTCAGATCTCATAGCTTTTCCAAGGGTGGCCCTGAAGACAGCGTGGATTTCATGAGTTATGAAAAGCCTCCTAGACCTATCTTGAAG GTATACAAACCAAGACCTCTGGTTGATCTTGGTGCAGCTGTTTCCTCTGGTTTGCTGATAAATGAACCTCAGAGGGTAGGCATTATTGTAAGACCCATTAACTACTCTCTCAAAGGTGCTGTCTTGTATGTTGATACTGGACCTGGTCTTAAAATTGAAGATTCACATTTCATTGAGATGGAGAGCTATGCTGATGCATCAAAGAGTTCAGTTGGTGTGACTGACTGTAATGATGCTCTAAAGGATGGTTCTTTGGCTGTCGATAAAAGTTTTGAGAAGTTGACTCTGTGTGATGATGGAGTAGAGTTTCCACATTGGGCAAGCAATTCAACGTCTATTTTATGGATTCCAGTTCGTGCTATCAGTGAAAAGCTTACAGTAGGATCATCTTCAG TGGTTCCCCAGAGACAGAGCATTGTGGATGGAATGAGGATGATAGCACTCAAACTTGAATTTGGTGTATCTCACAATCAGATATTTGAGAG GACCCTAGCTGTGCATTTTACTGATCCTTTCCATGTGAGCACGCGAGTAACAGATAAATGCAATGATGGCACTTTGCTTCTGCAG GTCATTCTACACTCTGAAGTGAAAGCCACAGTGACCATCTTTGATGCTTGGCTTGATCTTCAAGATGGGTTTGTTAATACTGGACAAGGTGATGGGAGACCAACTTCAGCCTACTTTCCACTAGTAgtttctccaaattctaaaGCAGGAATGCTATTTAGTATATGCTTAGGGAAGCCTAATGTTGAAG ATGAAGCTAAGGCTCTTCAGTCGGATAGTATACTAAAtattagatatggaatttctgGTGATAGAACCAGTGGAGCACACCCACCTGTGTCTGCAGAATCTTCTGGGTCTGAGGGTGCTAGACAGGACTTAATTTTCAGAAGCACTCTTGCTTTACAAAGGCCTGTGCTTGATCCAGTCCTGGCTGTTGGTTTTCTTACTCTCTCTTCTGGTGGCCTTAGGGTTGGCCAGCTAGTTACCATGAAATGGAGGGTTGAAAGATTGAAGGATTTTGAGGGAAATGAAGTTTCTCCTAACAAT GATGAAGTGTTATATGAAGTCGGTGCAAATGCTGAGAATTGGATGATTGCTGGGAGGAAAAGAGGGCATGTTTCTCTCTCCGCAAAGCAAG GTTCAAGGATAGAAATCTCAATATTATGTGTGCCTCTAGTGGCGGGATACGTTCGCCCCCCTCAACTTGGTCTGCCAGATGTTGGTGAATCGAATATAAGTTGCAGTCCGGCTGGGCCTCATCTGGTTTGTATCTTGCCTCCGGTTCTGAGCTCCTCCTTTTGTATTCCGGCATGA
- the LOC126615202 gene encoding trafficking protein particle complex II-specific subunit 130 homolog isoform X1, with product MYMYISRSSMANYLAQFQTIKNSLDHLVIAVEDVSDLWPTVKNGFEEHLPFKRACLNNKTRNPVFVENLPAEFILTTDSRLRSRFPQEQSLFWFREPYATAVLVTCEDLDEFKTILKPRLKLIVQNDEREWFIVFISKAHPNNDQATKLASKVYAKLEVDFSSKKRERCCKFDLYSPEANFWEDLESKIMECIRNTLDRRVQFYEDEIRKLSEQRFMPVWNFCNFFILKESLAFMFEMAHLHEDSLREYDELEICYLETVEMNGTRKDFGGVDHGDDQAALLNSGNKSLTQIVQDDSFREFEFRQYLFACQSKLLFKLNRPFEVASRGYSFIISFSKSLAVHESILPFCMREVWVITACMSLVNETDSHYKEGLAAPDIEKEFYRLQGDLYSLCRVKFMRLAYLIGYGTNIERSPGNSASLSMLPWPKPAVWPSVPPDASSEVLAKEKIILQSTPSVKHFGIQRKALPLEPSLLLREANRRRASLSAGNMVEMFDGRQNFSDGSGSDASFKMPSLQKVQASVMSRTNSSPGISESSIDRPMRLAEIYVAAEYALHNTVSNPNLLKSLSSTEEFEQKYLGLTKGAADNYHRSWWKRHGVVLDGEIASVFFKHGNFDLAAKSYEKVCALYAGEGWQDLLAEVLPNLAECQKILNDQAGYLSSCVRLLSLDKGLFLTKERQAFQSEVVRLAHGEMEQPVPLDVSSLITFSGNPGPPLELCDGDSGTLSVTFWSGFPDDITLDSLSLTLNAIFNTDEVAKALMSSTAIVLKPGRNTITLDLPPQKPGSYVFGVLTGQIGQLRFRSHSFSKGGPEDSVDFMSYEKPPRPILKVYKPRPLVDLGAAVSSGLLINEPQRVGIIVRPINYSLKGAVLYVDTGPGLKIEDSHFIEMESYADASKSSVGVTDCNDALKDGSLAVDKSFEKLTLCDDGVEFPHWASNSTSILWIPVRAISEKLTVGSSSVVPQRQSIVDGMRMIALKLEFGVSHNQIFERTLAVHFTDPFHVSTRVTDKCNDGTLLLQVILHSEVKATVTIFDAWLDLQDGFVNTGQGDGRPTSAYFPLVVSPNSKAGMLFSICLGKPNVEDEAKALQSDSILNIRYGISGDRTSGAHPPVSAESSGSEGARQDLIFRSTLALQRPVLDPVLAVGFLTLSSGGLRVGQLVTMKWRVERLKDFEGNEVSPNNDEVLYEVGANAENWMIAGRKRGHVSLSAKQGSRIEISILCVPLVAGYVRPPQLGLPDVGESNISCSPAGPHLVCILPPVLSSSFCIPA from the exons atgtatatgtatat ATCGAGGTCTAGCATGGCGAATTATCTTGCTCAGTTCCAGACGATCAAGAATTCCCTCGATCATCTCGTGATTGCAG TTGAAGATGTGAGCGACTTGTGGCCTACTGTCAAGAATGGGTTTGAGGAGCACTTGCCATTTAAAAGAGCTTGCTTAAATAACAAGACACGTAATCCCGTATTTGTAGAGAATCTTCCTGCTGAATTCATACTAACCACAGACTCGAGGCTTCGTAGCCGATTCCCACAAGAGCAATCATTATTTTGGTTCCGGGAGCCATATGCAACTGCGGTCCTCGTCACCTGTGAG GATCTTGATGAGTTCAAGACCATCCTTAAACCGCGCCTAAAGTTAATTGTCCAGAATGATGAACGGGAATGGTTTATTGTTTTTATATCCAAGGCTCACCCGAATAATGATCAAGCCACCAAATTGGCAAGTAAAGTTTATGCCAAACTTGAAGTTGATTTCAGTTCCAAGAAGAGAGAAAG GTGCTGCAAGTTCGATCTATATTCACCTGAAGCAAACTTTTGGGAAGACTTGGAATCCAAGATAATGGAGTGCATCAGAAATACATTAGATAGGCGTGTACAATTTTATGAGGACGAGATACGCAAGCTTAGTGAACAACGCTTCATGCCAGTTTGGAACttctgcaatttttttattttgaag GAAAGCTTGGCTTTTATGTTTGAGATGGCTCATCTTCATGAAGATTCTTTACGTGAATATGATGAACTAGAAATTTGTTATTTGGAAACAG TTGAAATGAATGGAACACGGAAGGACTTTGGAGGAGTTGACCATGGTGATGATCAGGCAGCATTGCTCAATTCTGGAAACAAATCATTGACACAAATTGTTCAAGATGACTCATTTAGAGAATTTGAATTTAGACAGTATCTGTTTGCCTGCCAATCAAAG CTTTTATTCAAGCTGAATCGCCCGTTTGAAGTAGCATCAAGGGGATACTCATTCATTATAAGCTTCTCAAAGTCTCTGGCTGTACATGAG AGTATTCTACCTTTTTGTATGCGTGAAGTTTGGGTGATAACCGCGTGCATGTCCTTAGTCAATGAAACTGATTCACATTATAAGGAAGGACTTGCAGCACCTGATATAGAAAAGGAATTCTACCGCCTTCAAGGTGACCTTTATTCACTATGCAGGGTTAAG TTCATGAGGCTTGCATATTTAATCGGATATGGGACGAATATAGAAAGGAGTCCTGGAAATAG TGCTTCACTCAGCATGCTTCCCTGGCCCAAGCCTGCAGTTTGGCCCTCTGTTCCACCAGATGCTTCATCTGAGGTGCTGGCAAAAGAAAAG ATAATTCTACAGTCAACTCCATCAGTAAAGCACTTTGGTATTCAGAGAAAAGCATTGCCTCTTGAACCTTCTCTACTATTACGCGAGGCTAATCGGAGGAGAGCTTCCCTTTCTGCTGGGAATATGGTTGAAATGTTTGATGGCCGCCAAAATTTTAGTGACGG TTCAGGTTCAGATGCATCATTTAAGATGCCATCATTACAAAAAGTGCAAGCAAGTGTTATGTCACGTACTAACTCTTCACCAGGAATTTCTGAGAGCTCAATTGATCGACCCATGAGGCTTGCTGAAATTTATGTTGCTGCTGAATATGCTCTGCACAATACAGTTTCTAATCCTAATCTGTTGAAGTCTTTGTCATCTACAGAGGAGTTTGAG CAAAAATATCTTGGACTAACTAAAGGCGCTGCTGACAATTATCATCGATCCTGGTGGAAAAGACATGGAGTTGTTCTTGATGGAGAAATAGCATCTGTCTTTTTTAAGCATGGAAACTTTGATCTGGCAGCAAAGTCATATGAAAAGGTTTGTGCACTTTACGCTGGTGAAGGATGGCAGGATTTATTGGCAGAAGTCCTCCCCAATTTAGCAGAGTGTCAGAAAATACTCAATGATCAAGCTGGCTATCTATCGTCTTGTGTGAGATTGCTTTCATTGGATAAAGGCTTGTTTTTGACAAAGGAACGCCAGGCTTTTCAGTCAGAGGTGGTTCGTCTTGCACATGGCGAAATGGAGCAACCGGTGCCCCTAGACGTGTCATCTTTAATTACATTTTCTGGCAATCCTGGGCCTCCATTAGAATTATGTGATGGAGATTCCGGTACTCTATCAGTAACATTTTGGAGTGGCTTTCCTGATGATATCACTCTTGATTCACTAAGTCTCACTTTGAATGCAATATTTAATACTGATGAGGTTGCTAAG GCATTAATGAGCTCGACTGCAATTGTATTAAAGCCTGGTCGGAATACCATTACCCTGGATTTACCCCCACAGAAACCAGGTTCATATGTTTTTGGGGTTCTTACTGGGCAAATTGGGCAATTAAGATTCAGATCTCATAGCTTTTCCAAGGGTGGCCCTGAAGACAGCGTGGATTTCATGAGTTATGAAAAGCCTCCTAGACCTATCTTGAAG GTATACAAACCAAGACCTCTGGTTGATCTTGGTGCAGCTGTTTCCTCTGGTTTGCTGATAAATGAACCTCAGAGGGTAGGCATTATTGTAAGACCCATTAACTACTCTCTCAAAGGTGCTGTCTTGTATGTTGATACTGGACCTGGTCTTAAAATTGAAGATTCACATTTCATTGAGATGGAGAGCTATGCTGATGCATCAAAGAGTTCAGTTGGTGTGACTGACTGTAATGATGCTCTAAAGGATGGTTCTTTGGCTGTCGATAAAAGTTTTGAGAAGTTGACTCTGTGTGATGATGGAGTAGAGTTTCCACATTGGGCAAGCAATTCAACGTCTATTTTATGGATTCCAGTTCGTGCTATCAGTGAAAAGCTTACAGTAGGATCATCTTCAG TGGTTCCCCAGAGACAGAGCATTGTGGATGGAATGAGGATGATAGCACTCAAACTTGAATTTGGTGTATCTCACAATCAGATATTTGAGAG GACCCTAGCTGTGCATTTTACTGATCCTTTCCATGTGAGCACGCGAGTAACAGATAAATGCAATGATGGCACTTTGCTTCTGCAG GTCATTCTACACTCTGAAGTGAAAGCCACAGTGACCATCTTTGATGCTTGGCTTGATCTTCAAGATGGGTTTGTTAATACTGGACAAGGTGATGGGAGACCAACTTCAGCCTACTTTCCACTAGTAgtttctccaaattctaaaGCAGGAATGCTATTTAGTATATGCTTAGGGAAGCCTAATGTTGAAG ATGAAGCTAAGGCTCTTCAGTCGGATAGTATACTAAAtattagatatggaatttctgGTGATAGAACCAGTGGAGCACACCCACCTGTGTCTGCAGAATCTTCTGGGTCTGAGGGTGCTAGACAGGACTTAATTTTCAGAAGCACTCTTGCTTTACAAAGGCCTGTGCTTGATCCAGTCCTGGCTGTTGGTTTTCTTACTCTCTCTTCTGGTGGCCTTAGGGTTGGCCAGCTAGTTACCATGAAATGGAGGGTTGAAAGATTGAAGGATTTTGAGGGAAATGAAGTTTCTCCTAACAAT GATGAAGTGTTATATGAAGTCGGTGCAAATGCTGAGAATTGGATGATTGCTGGGAGGAAAAGAGGGCATGTTTCTCTCTCCGCAAAGCAAG GTTCAAGGATAGAAATCTCAATATTATGTGTGCCTCTAGTGGCGGGATACGTTCGCCCCCCTCAACTTGGTCTGCCAGATGTTGGTGAATCGAATATAAGTTGCAGTCCGGCTGGGCCTCATCTGGTTTGTATCTTGCCTCCGGTTCTGAGCTCCTCCTTTTGTATTCCGGCATGA